A genomic window from Aquitalea aquatilis includes:
- a CDS encoding DUF1415 domain-containing protein — protein MQTPTHDEAIASTREWLEKAVIGLNLCPFAKSVYVKNQVRFVVSDATEPAQLAEELAKELRLLADSSPDEIDTTLLIHPYVLQRFLDFNEFQDIADAIVEELELDGVLQVASFHPKFQFGGTGINDIGNYTNRSPWPTQHLIREASIDRAVEAFPEAEAIFERNIETVTKLGIEGWQALFAPKH, from the coding sequence ATGCAAACGCCTACCCACGACGAAGCCATCGCCAGCACGCGCGAATGGCTGGAAAAAGCCGTCATCGGCCTCAACCTCTGCCCTTTTGCCAAATCGGTCTACGTCAAGAACCAGGTCCGCTTCGTGGTCAGCGATGCCACCGAACCGGCCCAGCTGGCCGAAGAATTGGCCAAGGAGCTGCGTCTGCTGGCTGACAGCAGCCCGGATGAAATCGACACCACGCTGCTGATTCATCCTTATGTGCTGCAGCGTTTTCTGGATTTCAACGAATTCCAGGACATCGCGGATGCCATCGTCGAAGAACTGGAACTGGACGGCGTACTGCAGGTGGCCAGCTTCCACCCCAAATTCCAGTTTGGCGGCACCGGCATCAATGATATTGGCAACTACACCAACCGCTCGCCCTGGCCCACCCAGCACCTGATCCGCGAAGCCAGCATCGATCGCGCTGTCGAGGCATTCCCCGAAGCAGAGGCCATTTTCGAGCGCAATATCGAAACCGTCACCAAGCTCGGCATCGAAGGCTGGCAAGCCCTGTTCGCACCCAAGCACTGA